Proteins from a single region of Corynebacterium pseudogenitalium:
- a CDS encoding glycosyltransferase: MSLRRFRPGISVIVPTYRGGKRLPRVLESLLNQTLDHKLFEVLFVLNGPDDGSRLLIEKFREQHRTLNIRVLTSTRSGAGIARNIGLASVLRQYVTFLDDDDAFEPRFLEVGLKAVRPKVCALLPIVDVVSDKHLCSSSLALRTMALKGTVQSIASIPWVLGFNACKIISSETLLAFRYPEDLQSGEDVVFFAHLLATPDLKVCIPDDTEDAGYLRTQREGSVSRQNLTFDFCVAQRLKVISRLRSIEIPAAGLSAMEALVRAQFSFIERFLTQHPNQLDEAITLAVALKIDSLDWEGLRADRSKKLVISYCFPPYADPSANAVAKTIANQGELVDVIHADMSQVRKKDASTSLVVEPFVGRRAEIAVAPSFSSWPLICAFARRAAKQAESWSKTNNGYEKLYSRALWSASHVASCLVKLQHPAISWEAEFSDPLRYGISGDLRVGKITPGFVTHKLKKAIRESDWAGLAIPSHFVLTELATFILADRIVFTNDNQRSVMLSPYPQDLQEFVVAKSVIRNQIKPSRELFSLGTQQSQVVPGKINIGYFGSFYRNRGIGGVVQVLEGLDEEIRNSFVLHVYCSDPESVNRVLWESESTIDVRPYPYLNYLDFLASSDLFDVLLVADAFVGQVAFGKNPFLPSKYADYCASNAPVWGIVQPGSPLSEMPLDFVSSVGDDASIREVLFQLYGQLG; encoded by the coding sequence ATGTCATTGCGAAGGTTCCGACCAGGAATAAGTGTTATCGTTCCAACATACCGAGGGGGAAAAAGACTGCCCCGGGTTCTGGAGTCTTTACTGAATCAAACACTTGACCATAAACTCTTTGAGGTGCTGTTCGTTCTCAATGGACCCGATGACGGTAGCAGGTTGCTCATCGAAAAGTTCCGTGAGCAACATCGTACGTTAAACATCCGGGTGCTTACTAGTACCCGATCAGGAGCTGGCATAGCCCGAAATATTGGTTTAGCGTCCGTTTTAAGACAATATGTGACATTTCTCGACGATGATGATGCATTTGAGCCTAGGTTCTTGGAGGTTGGACTGAAAGCTGTCCGGCCGAAAGTATGTGCTTTGTTACCCATTGTTGATGTTGTTAGCGATAAGCATTTGTGTTCGTCAAGCCTGGCGTTGCGGACTATGGCTTTGAAAGGAACTGTGCAATCAATTGCCAGCATACCGTGGGTATTGGGATTTAACGCCTGTAAGATCATCTCAAGTGAGACCTTATTGGCATTTAGGTACCCGGAAGATCTTCAGTCAGGCGAAGACGTTGTCTTTTTTGCTCACTTACTGGCGACGCCCGACCTGAAAGTGTGCATTCCTGACGACACTGAAGACGCTGGATATCTGAGAACACAGCGGGAAGGGTCCGTCTCACGGCAGAATTTGACTTTCGACTTCTGCGTTGCCCAACGGCTGAAAGTTATTAGCCGACTCCGGTCAATTGAGATTCCTGCTGCGGGTCTATCGGCTATGGAAGCTCTGGTTCGTGCACAGTTTAGTTTTATAGAACGATTTCTCACTCAGCATCCTAACCAGTTGGATGAGGCGATCACGCTTGCAGTTGCGCTGAAGATCGATAGTTTGGACTGGGAGGGGCTGCGAGCAGATAGATCGAAGAAGCTGGTTATTTCCTATTGTTTTCCTCCGTACGCAGATCCCTCCGCAAACGCTGTCGCCAAAACAATTGCGAACCAAGGTGAGCTCGTCGACGTAATACATGCGGATATGTCTCAAGTGCGCAAAAAAGATGCTTCAACCTCACTGGTTGTCGAACCCTTTGTGGGTAGAAGAGCTGAGATTGCAGTCGCTCCCTCGTTTTCTTCATGGCCATTGATATGTGCTTTCGCACGAAGGGCCGCGAAACAAGCAGAGAGCTGGTCTAAGACGAATAATGGTTATGAAAAGCTGTATTCGCGTGCGTTATGGTCTGCTTCGCACGTTGCGTCGTGTTTGGTGAAGTTGCAGCACCCGGCTATCTCGTGGGAAGCTGAATTCTCTGATCCACTTCGGTATGGAATTTCTGGGGATTTACGAGTCGGAAAAATAACGCCGGGATTCGTTACACATAAGTTGAAGAAGGCTATCAGAGAAAGCGATTGGGCTGGCCTAGCGATACCCAGCCACTTTGTTCTGACAGAACTTGCAACATTCATCCTTGCCGATCGGATAGTTTTTACTAACGATAATCAACGAAGCGTAATGCTCTCACCGTACCCGCAGGATCTTCAGGAATTTGTAGTAGCTAAATCTGTTATTCGAAATCAGATTAAGCCGTCGAGAGAGCTTTTCTCGCTGGGAACCCAACAATCACAAGTCGTCCCAGGCAAAATCAATATTGGATATTTTGGAAGCTTTTACAGGAACCGCGGCATAGGTGGCGTCGTACAAGTACTTGAGGGGCTTGACGAAGAAATCCGAAATAGCTTTGTACTTCACGTCTACTGTAGTGACCCAGAAAGCGTGAACCGAGTGCTCTGGGAATCAGAGAGCACGATTGATGTTCGACCGTATCCGTACTTGAATTACTTGGATTTTCTTGCGAGCTCCGATCTGTTCGACGTGCTTCTCGTAGCGGATGCTTTCGTAGGTCAAGTAGCGTTCGGAAAGAACCCGTTCCTACCGTCAAAATATGCTGATTATTGCGCCTCCAATGCTCCGGTATGGGGAATCGTGCAACCAGGATCCCCGCTGTCGGAAATGCCTCTGGACTTCGTGAGTTCCGTGGGGGATGATGCCAGCATTCGGGAAGTGCTTTTTCAGCTGTACGGTCAGCTGGGGTAA
- the wecB gene encoding non-hydrolyzing UDP-N-acetylglucosamine 2-epimerase, translated as MTIYGTRPEAIKVAPVVKAFEADDRFQSVVVSTGQHKEMLEQVNKRFDIHPDHDLGLMKPGQTLNELVSRAMQGLDAVIEQEQPDVIISQGDTSTAMTAALAGFHRGVKIVHLEAGLRTGNIFSPFPEEANRKIIGQVVSLHLAPTEESRENLRRENFRTKDIVVTGNTVIDALLVASGWDVNFDDARLQQLTETDQKVVLVTTHRRENLEAMKEIGGAVRDLASEYTDHVFTLPLHLNPKVRNAVLPLVEDLPNVIITDPLPYDQFTALLNRAYLVLTDSGGVQEEAPSLGKPVLVMRENTERPEAVVAGTVKLVGTDRKRIVAEAKNLLDQPAAYDAMANAVNPYGDGHAAKRAVAAIAELVGVGERIAEFTPEVQA; from the coding sequence ATGACGATTTACGGGACCCGTCCGGAAGCGATCAAGGTAGCCCCGGTAGTCAAAGCGTTCGAAGCTGATGACCGCTTCCAATCCGTGGTGGTGTCTACTGGTCAGCATAAGGAAATGCTGGAACAGGTAAACAAGCGATTCGACATTCACCCCGACCATGACTTGGGTCTGATGAAGCCAGGGCAGACTCTCAACGAGCTTGTATCTCGTGCGATGCAGGGACTTGACGCAGTCATCGAACAGGAGCAACCGGATGTCATCATTTCTCAGGGTGATACCTCTACTGCGATGACAGCAGCATTGGCTGGATTCCATCGTGGCGTAAAGATCGTGCACTTAGAAGCAGGTCTTCGAACTGGCAATATTTTTTCGCCATTCCCAGAGGAAGCGAACCGTAAGATTATTGGTCAGGTGGTAAGTTTGCACCTGGCGCCAACCGAGGAATCTCGTGAAAACCTGCGCCGTGAGAACTTCCGGACGAAGGACATTGTCGTTACAGGCAACACCGTCATCGATGCTTTGCTTGTCGCATCGGGCTGGGATGTGAACTTTGACGACGCCCGCCTCCAGCAGCTCACCGAAACTGATCAAAAGGTGGTCCTAGTGACGACCCACCGACGTGAAAACCTCGAAGCAATGAAGGAAATCGGTGGCGCGGTGCGAGATCTGGCGTCTGAATACACGGACCACGTCTTCACGCTGCCTTTGCACCTGAACCCAAAGGTTCGCAATGCCGTGTTGCCGCTTGTCGAAGACCTGCCAAATGTGATCATTACAGATCCACTGCCGTACGATCAGTTCACCGCATTGCTGAACCGTGCCTACCTAGTGCTGACTGACTCCGGCGGAGTCCAGGAGGAAGCGCCTTCGCTAGGAAAACCAGTCCTGGTCATGCGTGAGAATACGGAACGCCCTGAGGCAGTAGTCGCAGGTACCGTCAAGCTCGTGGGAACTGACCGTAAGCGCATCGTGGCAGAGGCCAAGAACCTGCTCGATCAACCCGCTGCCTATGACGCGATGGCAAATGCAGTGAACCCATACGGTGACGGTCACGCTGCCAAACGCGCGGTAGCCGCGATTGCGGAGCTAGTTGGCGTTGGTGAACGAATCGCGGAGTTTACTCCGGAAGTTCAGGCGTAA
- a CDS encoding glycosyltransferase family 4 protein: protein MKILILSQYWYPENGVPQRRWAWLTKILVRNGHQVTVIAPPPHYERKTSFKYWKDTQGWRSHATEETGPSGERIIRSGFFPAGNSLTQRIFNQAFVALSMIALHVMPGKRARELRPDLVIGTVPALPTSVIAALVARLHGVPYVLDLRDAWPDLLRESKSWNSGVGKRTLREKLLSIGPLQLLSSATEKSMNLSLKNASGIIVTSQKEADHLSETFTHLPECQRPVLRVIRNVFPPKSDSERSVERSKSSSLRVLYAGTLGRAQKLENALIAARMARDAGIDLKLRLIGDGAAWYALHEKAEELGLDVEFHHRLPADELREYYDWADTGLVHLTDWGALERAIPSKTYELMELGVHISGVVTGEARDLITELGAGHVVEPEKPNELANLWAELSRHPELLSVSDAGRKWVRRQRDEEVPTNLLEVIDEVERKNCR, encoded by the coding sequence TTGAAGATCCTCATCTTGTCTCAGTATTGGTATCCAGAAAATGGGGTACCACAGCGACGCTGGGCGTGGTTGACAAAGATTTTAGTCCGTAATGGCCATCAGGTTACCGTTATTGCGCCTCCTCCACATTATGAGAGGAAAACCTCCTTTAAGTATTGGAAAGATACTCAAGGATGGCGGTCTCACGCCACGGAGGAGACTGGTCCTTCCGGTGAAAGAATAATTAGGTCCGGGTTTTTTCCGGCGGGTAATTCCCTCACGCAACGTATTTTTAATCAAGCCTTTGTCGCGCTCTCGATGATCGCATTGCATGTTATGCCTGGCAAACGCGCTAGAGAGCTTCGTCCAGATCTCGTAATAGGTACGGTGCCGGCGTTACCTACTTCTGTCATTGCTGCTTTGGTCGCTCGATTGCACGGTGTGCCGTACGTATTGGACTTAAGGGACGCATGGCCCGATCTTCTAAGGGAAAGCAAGAGCTGGAATTCCGGGGTAGGTAAAAGGACGCTACGAGAAAAATTGTTGAGTATAGGACCGCTACAGCTTTTGTCAAGTGCGACGGAAAAGTCCATGAACTTATCGTTGAAGAACGCTAGCGGTATTATTGTCACATCACAAAAGGAAGCTGATCATTTATCTGAAACATTCACGCATCTTCCGGAGTGCCAGCGCCCAGTTTTGCGAGTTATCCGGAACGTATTTCCGCCTAAGTCAGACTCGGAGAGATCGGTAGAAAGAAGTAAGAGTTCCTCCCTCCGAGTCTTATATGCAGGAACATTAGGGCGTGCGCAAAAACTGGAGAATGCCTTGATCGCTGCAAGAATGGCAAGAGATGCCGGAATAGATCTGAAGCTTCGATTAATCGGAGATGGAGCTGCGTGGTATGCCCTGCATGAGAAAGCGGAGGAGCTTGGTCTGGATGTTGAGTTTCATCACCGTTTACCTGCTGATGAGCTTCGCGAGTATTACGACTGGGCCGATACGGGGCTAGTGCATTTGACCGACTGGGGAGCTCTAGAGCGCGCGATACCGTCGAAAACATATGAATTAATGGAGCTCGGTGTACACATTAGTGGCGTCGTGACTGGAGAGGCACGTGATCTAATAACGGAGCTCGGGGCAGGGCACGTGGTCGAGCCTGAAAAACCAAATGAGCTTGCAAATTTGTGGGCGGAATTATCAAGGCATCCAGAGTTGTTGTCGGTTTCCGATGCGGGCCGGAAATGGGTGAGGCGTCAACGTGACGAAGAGGTACCGACAAATTTGCTGGAAGTTATCGATGAGGTCGAACGAAAGAATTGTAGATGA
- a CDS encoding ATP-binding protein: MTNSTPPMDRFLDESVLADFTALRMTAFGKTVIDIANDPAFDTWTFSQKVLYALDKEVAARRERRINKLLKASRSPNLDACLENVVCTPALNINPEQISRLAHGQWCHLGQNIVILGKS, encoded by the coding sequence ATGACAAACTCAACCCCGCCAATGGATCGATTTCTTGATGAATCTGTCCTTGCTGACTTCACAGCGTTGCGTATGACCGCGTTCGGTAAAACCGTGATCGACATTGCTAATGACCCAGCATTCGACACGTGGACGTTTTCACAAAAGGTGCTCTACGCACTAGATAAGGAAGTCGCGGCCAGGCGTGAACGACGCATCAACAAACTTTTGAAAGCATCCCGATCGCCAAACCTTGATGCTTGTCTTGAAAACGTGGTGTGCACACCTGCCCTCAACATCAACCCGGAGCAAATCAGCCGACTCGCTCATGGTCAATGGTGCCATTTGGGACAAAACATTGTCATCCTGGGCAAATCCTGA
- a CDS encoding ABC transporter ATP-binding protein, with translation MSGLHDDAREPLQEPVANVVVQNVSKRYVISESRSDDANTVRVGRNKHIVDSLVNASLVARAGESIGIIGVNGSGKSTLLKLISGGEVPTEGHILVRSQPVLMGVAPALQGGLSGESNIYLGCLALGMSPSEARAQIPVIAEWTELEEAIVRPMSTYSSGMAARLGFAISTAVKPDILLIDEALSTGDAAFGAKAAKRMEEVLDRAGNLFLVSHSIGQIEKNCERCIWIHKGRIIADGMTEEVSPQYHEWARLLGKDNKAPAEVFLQEVISRYVAPEIELID, from the coding sequence ATGTCCGGCTTGCATGATGACGCACGAGAACCGCTGCAAGAACCGGTCGCTAATGTCGTTGTTCAAAACGTTTCTAAGCGTTATGTAATTAGTGAATCCCGCTCTGATGATGCGAATACGGTTCGTGTTGGGAGAAACAAACACATTGTTGATTCATTGGTTAACGCTTCATTAGTGGCCCGAGCAGGAGAATCTATTGGAATCATTGGTGTCAATGGCTCGGGCAAGTCAACTTTATTAAAGCTGATTTCTGGAGGCGAAGTCCCCACTGAAGGCCATATTCTAGTCCGCTCTCAACCGGTGCTAATGGGTGTTGCACCTGCATTGCAGGGGGGTCTTTCGGGTGAGTCTAATATCTATCTGGGCTGTCTTGCATTGGGAATGTCGCCTTCTGAAGCGAGAGCTCAGATTCCAGTAATTGCGGAGTGGACTGAGCTAGAAGAAGCTATTGTGCGACCTATGTCTACGTATTCCTCAGGAATGGCTGCGCGATTGGGATTTGCGATCTCAACTGCGGTTAAGCCCGATATCCTCCTTATCGACGAAGCATTGTCAACGGGAGATGCAGCCTTCGGGGCTAAAGCCGCCAAACGGATGGAAGAGGTCCTTGATCGGGCAGGCAACCTATTCTTAGTTTCGCACTCGATAGGTCAAATTGAAAAAAATTGCGAGCGGTGCATCTGGATACACAAGGGGAGAATTATTGCTGATGGAATGACCGAAGAAGTATCGCCTCAGTATCATGAGTGGGCTCGTCTGTTAGGGAAGGACAATAAAGCTCCAGCGGAGGTGTTTCTGCAGGAAGTCATTTCTCGATATGTTGCGCCAGAAATCGAACTGATAGATTGA
- a CDS encoding ABC transporter permease translates to MSDSNPIVVPLEGLKPLNPRPSLIEYVQQLWVRRFFIIAEARSKALRSTRDYRLWKLWLIVNPILGVIFYGFLFGVLFRTSRGIENFVGYLFLGMIFMQMMTGLFSAGSGLIRGSRAMIQAFAFPRAALVFSQTLRAAIDNLLPALVAIALAFLTQWGKPPTWTTLLVIPLYVMIHLFGCGLMFLTARITAELPDTKALVGITTQAWFFLSGVMFSLDRFDHVPLIQSVMFHNPGYVFLTAIRDTTIYGTVPDFQEWGIMLLWTMGTLLVGFLFFWRAEQKYVRLA, encoded by the coding sequence GTGAGCGATTCAAACCCTATCGTGGTCCCGCTTGAGGGATTGAAACCGCTTAATCCAAGGCCGAGCCTGATCGAGTATGTGCAACAGCTGTGGGTAAGACGCTTCTTCATCATCGCCGAGGCGCGGTCTAAAGCGCTACGCTCAACCCGAGACTATCGGCTCTGGAAGCTTTGGCTGATTGTGAACCCGATTTTGGGTGTCATTTTTTATGGTTTTCTGTTTGGAGTGCTGTTTCGGACATCTCGTGGAATCGAAAATTTTGTCGGCTACTTGTTCCTAGGCATGATATTTATGCAGATGATGACAGGGCTATTTTCAGCCGGTAGTGGACTCATTCGAGGCTCTAGGGCTATGATCCAAGCGTTCGCCTTTCCTCGCGCTGCACTTGTTTTTTCCCAGACGCTCCGCGCGGCGATTGACAATTTGCTGCCAGCGTTAGTGGCAATTGCTTTGGCTTTTCTTACGCAATGGGGCAAGCCTCCGACTTGGACTACACTTCTTGTGATTCCGCTCTATGTTATGATTCACCTATTTGGTTGCGGATTGATGTTTCTCACCGCACGAATTACTGCTGAGTTGCCGGACACAAAGGCACTAGTTGGAATAACAACGCAAGCTTGGTTTTTCTTATCTGGAGTGATGTTCTCACTGGATCGTTTTGATCATGTGCCCTTGATTCAAAGTGTTATGTTTCATAATCCCGGATATGTTTTTCTCACTGCGATTCGAGACACTACTATTTACGGGACAGTGCCTGACTTTCAGGAGTGGGGGATAATGCTCCTGTGGACGATGGGTACTTTGCTGGTAGGGTTCCTGTTTTTTTGGAGAGCGGAGCAAAAGTATGTCCGGCTTGCATGA
- a CDS encoding integrase core domain-containing protein has product MIPALPGTHSGATGYSPRRYHFSLLNNRLFDHAHTHVTIYQIIDDASRFDVGTTAFALPENGADARATLAAAFAAYGKPQEILSDNGDAFATYHRGFLSATETWLASQGVLAIAGFAPTTQGKDERSHRTLTQFLDARHPASLAEVNTYLAEYRQVYNEQRRHQSLLVGKMHITPRQAFDTFPKAPSPTHPLDPDQIWARVVAYNQAHNPQAISKMPNSPVEAATSHEANTDDMAAQQGIPPTDTSTLTAPTPQSTNHWGIPDQLCVSKDGVVRVCGFGLYIGLRFKNRRLYSTVTVDNVAEFYTAHAGEFLFSVPLPITLSHRPPGGQININLVEGMKHRQPPRMNPKLSKPRPKRRLQP; this is encoded by the coding sequence GTGATCCCTGCGCTACCGGGTACTCACTCAGGTGCTACCGGATACTCACCACGCCGCTACCATTTCAGTCTTCTAAACAATCGCCTCTTCGACCATGCCCACACGCATGTCACGATTTACCAGATCATCGATGATGCCAGCAGATTTGATGTCGGAACCACAGCATTCGCTCTACCGGAAAACGGTGCTGATGCGCGCGCTACGCTGGCCGCAGCGTTCGCCGCCTACGGCAAACCCCAAGAAATCCTTTCTGACAATGGCGATGCGTTCGCCACCTACCACCGGGGTTTTCTCTCTGCTACTGAAACTTGGCTCGCCAGCCAAGGCGTACTTGCTATTGCTGGATTCGCACCGACAACCCAGGGAAAAGACGAGCGATCTCACCGTACGTTGACCCAGTTCCTCGATGCACGCCACCCAGCAAGCCTTGCTGAGGTCAACACCTATCTGGCCGAATATCGCCAGGTATACAACGAACAACGACGGCACCAATCACTGCTGGTCGGCAAGATGCACATCACACCACGCCAGGCTTTCGATACCTTCCCCAAGGCACCGTCGCCTACGCATCCACTCGATCCTGATCAAATCTGGGCCCGCGTAGTTGCCTATAACCAAGCACACAATCCTCAAGCTATATCCAAAATGCCAAACAGCCCCGTGGAAGCGGCAACTTCACACGAGGCCAACACCGATGACATGGCAGCTCAGCAAGGCATACCTCCCACCGACACCTCCACACTAACGGCGCCGACGCCACAATCAACAAACCATTGGGGCATCCCAGACCAGCTCTGCGTGAGCAAAGACGGCGTTGTACGCGTATGCGGTTTCGGTCTCTACATTGGTCTGAGGTTTAAAAACCGTCGGCTCTACTCGACAGTCACAGTCGATAATGTTGCGGAGTTCTACACGGCCCATGCTGGTGAATTCCTCTTCAGCGTGCCCCTTCCGATCACGTTGAGCCACAGGCCGCCAGGTGGTCAGATCAACATTAACCTCGTCGAAGGAATGAAACATCGCCAACCACCGCGGATGAACCCGAAATTATCCAAGCCCCGGCCGAAACGCAGGCTGCAACCGTAA
- a CDS encoding helix-turn-helix domain-containing protein: MAIPLHKRRKVADFDPVRDGKTVTQFCKELGISRQTYHNIKNRIAQKGRAGIVPDSTAPKNPMKKFDEADKIAVIHARQQLMEQGLDYGPWSIYYFLFDSVGADRTPSRSTIASWLYELGFVDANARKRPRSSYKRFARDFVGELWQIDGLVYRLVATGYLVAVS, encoded by the coding sequence ATGGCTATTCCATTGCATAAACGTAGAAAGGTCGCAGATTTCGATCCCGTTCGTGACGGCAAGACGGTCACACAGTTTTGCAAAGAATTGGGGATCTCGCGACAGACGTACCACAACATCAAAAACCGGATAGCGCAGAAAGGCCGAGCAGGTATCGTGCCGGATTCGACTGCCCCGAAGAATCCGATGAAGAAATTTGACGAGGCCGACAAAATCGCAGTCATTCACGCCAGGCAACAGTTGATGGAACAAGGCTTGGATTATGGCCCTTGGTCGATCTACTACTTCTTGTTCGACTCTGTCGGTGCAGATCGCACCCCATCGCGGTCCACAATCGCCTCGTGGCTGTATGAGCTGGGATTTGTTGATGCCAATGCCCGCAAACGGCCGCGGAGTTCCTATAAGCGCTTCGCCCGTGATTTCGTCGGTGAACTCTGGCAAATCGATGGACTGGTCTATCGCCTTGTTGCGACCGGCTATTTGGTAGCAGTGTCGTGA
- the istA gene encoding IS21 family transposase, translating into MTDYRAIMTLLIKQRSYRQIEQQLGCSHRAIARANHTLRTCGFSTVEQVAALTDNELDELFVDKRSTGQGEFVPIDFEKVVKARTGRTKQTLQVLWARYTTAPAGPGQRHYSYDRFRQLVAAHVDATGLSARITHAPGHTMQVDWAGTKMRLFDPIGKPGARVSIFVASLPYSGMLFACACADQRQQAWLDAHRCAFEYFGGVCQVVVPDNASTASNAISTSDRNRKVNDTYEQFLEHYNTAALPARPRRPKDKANVEAAVKIVTHKIIHALDGHQCVDLDELNDKIVSLVDAMNDATPFRSQQSSRRDLFETYEQHLLADLPQTPWQHTEWKRAKAAPDFHIIVATVRYSVPHQLVGRTVDVRITGQVLTVFDAGQTVATHRVSHTRGAYVTDCDHIPSGMDTTRGLWTSEYFYREASKVGPATRKVIEELIAAKAIPAQAYQSCRNVLSMGKHANKPILEEACLRLTANDGSRRAVSYTAVKNMMAAVRKEHTTRPRGFDQAQRTTTPILPDSAVIEHRDTTGALLGGADQFSMDNLMKKGTRNT; encoded by the coding sequence ATGACGGATTACCGCGCGATAATGACGTTGCTGATCAAACAGCGTTCTTATCGCCAAATAGAACAACAACTCGGGTGCTCGCACCGTGCAATCGCACGCGCGAACCACACACTGCGAACCTGTGGATTTAGCACCGTTGAACAAGTCGCAGCGCTGACAGACAACGAGCTAGACGAGTTGTTCGTTGACAAACGAAGTACCGGGCAAGGTGAATTCGTCCCGATTGACTTCGAAAAAGTCGTCAAAGCCCGCACAGGACGTACAAAGCAGACCCTGCAAGTCTTATGGGCACGCTACACCACCGCCCCAGCCGGTCCGGGGCAGCGTCACTACAGCTACGACAGGTTCCGTCAACTTGTCGCAGCACATGTCGACGCGACCGGGCTTTCAGCACGCATCACCCATGCACCAGGACACACCATGCAAGTCGACTGGGCAGGCACCAAGATGCGACTGTTTGACCCAATCGGGAAACCGGGTGCCAGAGTCAGTATCTTTGTTGCCTCTCTTCCATATTCAGGGATGCTGTTTGCCTGTGCGTGTGCTGACCAACGCCAACAGGCCTGGCTTGATGCTCACCGGTGTGCATTCGAATACTTCGGTGGTGTCTGCCAAGTCGTCGTGCCTGATAACGCGTCGACTGCGTCGAACGCAATCAGTACGTCAGATAGAAACCGGAAGGTCAATGACACCTACGAACAGTTCTTGGAGCACTACAACACTGCAGCTCTTCCTGCCCGCCCGCGTCGACCGAAAGATAAAGCGAATGTGGAAGCCGCAGTCAAAATCGTCACACACAAGATCATCCATGCACTCGATGGTCACCAGTGTGTTGATCTTGACGAGCTCAATGACAAGATTGTCAGCCTTGTCGATGCAATGAACGATGCCACGCCGTTTCGGAGTCAGCAATCAAGCCGCCGGGACCTGTTTGAAACCTATGAGCAGCATCTTCTTGCCGATCTGCCGCAAACACCATGGCAGCACACCGAATGGAAACGCGCGAAAGCCGCACCAGATTTCCACATCATTGTTGCCACGGTGCGCTACTCGGTACCGCATCAACTCGTTGGGCGCACCGTCGATGTGCGTATCACCGGCCAGGTACTGACAGTCTTTGATGCAGGTCAAACCGTTGCAACCCACCGGGTTTCACATACACGCGGGGCCTATGTCACTGACTGTGACCACATTCCCTCAGGCATGGATACCACACGCGGGTTGTGGACGAGTGAGTACTTCTACCGTGAAGCCAGCAAAGTTGGGCCGGCAACACGCAAAGTCATCGAAGAGCTCATCGCAGCAAAAGCAATCCCGGCCCAGGCTTATCAGTCGTGTCGCAACGTGTTGTCGATGGGCAAACACGCCAACAAACCCATTTTGGAAGAGGCCTGCCTGCGCCTGACAGCCAATGATGGCAGCCGACGTGCCGTGTCCTATACCGCAGTAAAAAACATGATGGCCGCGGTACGCAAAGAGCACACCACCCGACCCCGCGGGTTCGACCAAGCACAACGCACTACTACACCAATCTTGCCTGATTCGGCTGTGATTGAACATCGCGATACCACTGGGGCACTACTTGGCGGCGCAGACCAGTTCAGCATGGACAACCTTATGAAGAAAGGAACCCGAAACACATGA
- a CDS encoding ATP-binding protein — protein sequence MSSWANPEVGKTYLAQALINAACRNDYSASFYRTDMLAAQLAVLQPDNPTRLKFIEQLHNVDVLVLDDFLTTPIDAATAHQIFNILAAREHTGSTIVTSQFTPKDWYASIPDAVIAESILNRLVVGAEIITLEGPNMRLEANE from the coding sequence TTGTCATCCTGGGCAAATCCTGAAGTCGGCAAGACCTACCTGGCCCAAGCATTAATCAACGCGGCATGCCGCAACGATTACTCCGCGAGTTTCTACCGCACGGACATGCTTGCAGCACAACTTGCAGTCTTACAGCCCGATAACCCCACCCGGTTGAAGTTCATTGAGCAACTCCACAACGTGGACGTACTTGTCCTGGATGACTTTTTAACCACGCCGATTGATGCTGCCACGGCGCATCAGATATTTAATATCCTCGCCGCGCGCGAACATACCGGCTCGACGATTGTGACCTCCCAGTTCACCCCGAAAGACTGGTATGCGTCGATTCCTGACGCGGTCATTGCAGAGTCGATTCTCAACCGGCTTGTCGTTGGTGCTGAGATCATCACGCTGGAAGGACCGAATATGCGCTTAGAAGCCAACGAGTAA